AAGTGCAATAAATGCTGCTATAGAAGTTAGAGATGAAAAAACAAAATTAGATGAAGATAGAGATATTGTTGGTTATTATACTACAACAGTTATTTTAAAGAATAAAAATAGAGATATTGTTGAAAAACAAGCTCAAGAGGTAAGAACTCTTCTTTCTTCATTAGGTTTTGTTGTACAGGTTGAAGATTTTTACACATTAGATTGTTGGTTAGGAGTAATGCCTGGTAATAATTATTTTAATGAAAGAAGACCTTTTATGAATTCAAAAGTACTTTCACATATGTTACCAATTAATTCAGTTTGGGCAGGAAATAAATGGAATAAACATTTAGACACTCCTCCTCTTCTTTATTGTCAAACAACTGGAAATACACCTTTTAGATTAAACTTACATTATACTGATGTTGGTCATACTCTTATAGTTGGGCCAACAGGTTCAGGAAAATCAGTTTTATTAGGAACAATTCAAGGAGCTTTTTTAGGTTATAAAAATGCTAAAGTAATTGGTTTCGATAAAGGAGCTTCAACAAAAGTTTTAAATAGAGCTTATGGTGGTCTTTTCTATGACTTAGGAAAAGATAATATAAGATTCCAACCTTTAAGAGGAGTAGGTATAATACAAGAAAATATAGACTCAGAAATTGAAAAAATTAAAAAAAGCTATAGAAATTTAAGTCAAGAAACTATAAGAAAAAGAGCTGAAGAAGCTGAAGCTAAAAGAAGTGATATAGAAAAAGAATGGTGTCAAGAATTTATTGAGAATTTACTTGAAGATAATCTTGTTCAAATAACACCTGAAATAAGACAATACATTTGGAATGGTCTCGTATCTTTAAGTGCTTTAAATCCTGAAATGAGAACTTTATCTTCATTTTCAAACTTAGTAGGAGGACAATCAAAAGTAATTAAAGATGCATTAGCACAATATTGTGGAAAAGGGCCTTATGCTAAATATTTTGATGGTAACTCTGATTTTTTAGAAAGTAATAATTATACAATTTTTGAAATGGAACAAATAGCTGAAGCAAAAAATGCTATTACTCCTGCTTTGAATTATTTATTTCATAAAATAGAAACAGACATGATTGATAAAATTAGTCCAACTTTAATTACCTTAGATGAATCATGGTTATTTTTAGATAATCCTAGATTTGAAAGTAAAATTAGAGAATGGTTAAAAGTTATGAGAAAAAATAATGTGTCTGTTGTATTTGCAACTCAATCATTATCTGACATAGCTGAGAGTAAAATAAAAAGTGCAATATTAGATGCTTGTTATACAAGAATCTATTTACCAAATACAACAGCATTGTCAGAAGTACAAAAAAATTATTATAAAATGTTTGATTTAAATGATAGAGAAATTGAAATAATTTACCAATCAATTCCAAAAAAACATTATTATTTTAAGAATCCACAAGGTTCAAGACTATTTGAATTAGCTTTATCCCCATTAGAACTAGCATATGTAGCAGCTTCTTCTGGAGAAGATAAAGAAAAATGTGATGATTTAAGTGAATTAAATACAAAAGACTTTAATGTAGAATGGCTAAATTATAAAGGTTGGAATGGGGAAGCTATCGTTGAAAAGATAGAAAAAATGATAGCTGATGAAAAAAAAGTTAACTAAGTGACACATGTGTCACTTAGTTTCAACCAAAAACATTATAGAGAAAATTATAATAAATTTTTAATTAAAAAAGGAGAAACTATGAAAAAATTTTTATTTATATCTTTATTAGCAATATCAGTTTTATCTCAAGCTAATACACAAACTATAGGAGTAGGAGCTTATCAAAAAAATACTATATATCATTCTAAAAATCAAGTTAATATGTTACCTATAATAAATTTAGAATATAATAATTTTTATTTAAAAGGATATAAACCTGGATTTATTTTTTATAAAGAACCTGATTTTAATCTTTCTGTAATTGTAGATCCAATAGGTGGATATTCAGATTTTGCAATAAAAAAATCTCAATTTAAAGATGGATATAAAAATTTAAATTCAAGAAACACTCAAGTTATGGGAGGAATTGCTTTAGATTTTAAATTCGATAAAAATATCGATGGACATTCTGAAGTTGTTTTTGGAAATCATGGAACGAAAGTAAATGTAAAATTTAATAGACCTTATAAAATAAATGATAGATTCACATTTATTCCTGCTATAACATTCAATTACTATAATTCTAGATACATGGATTATTATATAGGTATAAAAGAAAAAGATGTACAAAACAATGAAAAAGTTGAAAGAGTATACAAGGGTAAGGATACTGTAGCTGGAGGAATTAGTACAACTTTAGACTTTTCATTGACTGAACAAACTTCATTTTTAGTATTTGGTGGAGTTGATGTATATGACAAAAAAATAAAAAAATCTGACATTGTAAAAACAAATAATCAATATTATATTGGAGCAGGACTAAGATATTCTTTTTAAAGGAACTAATATTTATGGAAGAAATATAAAAAATATTAGATTTAATTTAAAAAATGGGGTAAAATGTATGAAAGAATTAAATATTATAACTAATTACTTTATAGATGATGAAGAAATAGAAGAAAGTACTTATAATAATTTTCTTTATTATCTTTTGATTGATTTTTTAAATGAGGTAGAAGATGAAAAAAGCAGTAGGGTATTGTAGATATTCTTCTAATAATCAAAGAGAAGAAAGTATTGAAGCTCAAATAAGAGCTATAGAACAATATTGTAAAACAAAAGGAATAGAACTTATAAGATTTTATAAAGATGAAGCTATTTCAGGAACCTCTATAAAAGATAGAGAAAGTTTTTTAGAAATGATCTCTGATAGTAAAACTGGAGATTTTGAATTAGTTATTGTCCATAAATACGATAGATTTGCAAGAAATCGTTATGACCATGTAATATTTGAGAGAAAGCTCAATGGAAATAATGTATTTCTTATCTCTGTTTTAGAAGAATTAAATGACAGTCCCGAAAGTATTATTCTAAAATCTGTTTTAACTGGAATGAATGAATACTATAGTCTTAATTTATCTCGAGAAGTAAAAAAAGGAAAAAAAGAAAACGCATTAAAAGGAGTACATAATGGTGGTCTTCCACCTTTAGGATACGATTTAGATGAAAATAAAAAATATATAATTAATCAAGAAGAAGCTAAAATTGTACGACTAATTTTTTCTTTAGCATGTCAGGGGTTAACTTATGCAGATATAGCCAATACCTTAAATGAACAAGGTTATAAAAATAAATCTGGAAGTAATTTCAAAAAGACTTCAATGAGGGATACATTACTTAATATGAAATATATAGGAATTTATTTTTTAGGTCTAAAAGATAGAAAAGGTGGTTATTCAAAAGATCCTTTAATTATTGAAAATTCTCATGAAGCAATTGTTGAAAAATCTGTTTTTTATAAAGTACAAGAAAGATTTAAAATAAGTAAGAATAAACCACGGAAAAGAAAAGAAAATTGCTACTTATTAACAAGTCATTGTACTTGTGGATTATGTGGAGCAGCTTATGTTGGAGGATATCGAACTAAGGATAGATATGGTACCATGTACTATGGATACCAGTGTAGAACTAGAAAAAATAATACAAAATCATGTAAAAATAGGTATATCAGAAAAGAAAAGTTAGAAGAAGCTATTATTTATGCTATAAAAACAGAAATTTTAAATGATAAAAACATTAAAATTATCTCCAAAGATTTATTTAATATTTTAAGAAAGGGGTTCGATAAAAGTAAAGAGATAGAAAAATGTAGAAAAGAAATAGAAAAGTTAAATAATAAGTCTCTAAAATTGTTAGAGAAAAATTTAGAAGGAGTTATTTTAGAGGAGATTTTCTATAAAAAAAATCAAGAGATTAATCAGGAATTGAATTTACTCAAATCAAAGCTATATTCACTTCAAGAAAGTAATGGTAAATCATTTACTAAAGAGGGAATAGAGTTTTATCTTCATAATCTAAAGAATAGATTTAATGAAAAAATAGATAGGAGTATTATTGAACTTTTTGTAAAAGATATAAAAATTTTTCCTGATAATGTTATAGTCACACTTCGGAAGCTACCAAATTTACATAAGAGTGGCGACCCCGAGTTGGATCCTTTTTTATGTGATAAGTTAACTATAACTGTAAATATTGATAATAATTATATGAAAATCTCTCAAGAATAGAGAGATTTTTTTTTATTCTATAATGAATAAAATAAAAAAAGTTCTATACTTTCAACTAATTTTAGAAAATTAATTAAAAATATAGAACCCCACAAATATTCATTTATATTCTACAATAACTTTCCTAAAAAATCAAGTTATATTTTTAAGGAGGATTTTTTATGAAATTAGATTCAAAAAACTTAGTATTAAATTTATTAGGAACAGATGCAAACATACAAATAAACAAAAAGGTGCTATTAACATTAAAGTTGGAAGAAGCTTTCTTCCTATCTTATTTAATTGATCAATATAAATATTTTGAAAGAGAAGGAAAATTAAGACAAGATGGAAGTTTTTATACAAGTAATATGGATATAGCATTATATACAACTTTTAATAATTCTCAAATAGCTAGAGTTAAAAAAGCTGGTCTAGAAAAACAATTATTTAGAATATCTTTAGAAGACAGTAGAACTAAATCGTATTATTATCTAAATTTTGACAAAATACTAGAAATGATTGGAACTGAAAAATCAAATATGGAACTAGCATATAAAAGTAGATTTGATTCTGAGAAAATTGAAATTGAAATGAATAATATGGAAGATATAGATAATTTAAAAAAATTTACTTTTAATGAACTTAGATTCTATTGTAAAGAAAATAAAATTAAATATTCAGGAAATGATAAAAAAGGTGATTTGATAAATAAAATTATAGAATTTAAAAATCCTGATTTACTTGAAAAAGCCCATTTTTCCACAGTGAACGATATATCGTTCACTAGTGAGCAGAAAAATCGTTCACTGACAAAAAATGCAGAGTTCAGCAGTTGTGTGAGCGATATAACGCTCACAGTGAGCGAGAAATCCATCACAAACCAAGAACAAATAAACCAAGAAAAAAATACATGTCATGTACATGAAAATTTTAAAAAGAAAAAAGATAAGGAAATAGAAAATATCTTTCATGAACTTGGAATAAATTATACAGATACTAATGAAGCTAATTCTTTATTAATATTAAAACAATTTGCTGGAGATAAATCTTTATTAAAAAAATATTTAATAAGTATTCATAATCAACTTAAAAAATTAACTCATATAAAAAATTTAGCTGCTCTTTTTAGTAAAAAATTAAAAGAGATTGATTTTGTATTGTTGAAACAAATAAAAAATGAAAATGAAAACACAACTAAAAAAATAGAAGAAGAAAATAAGAAAAATGAGTCTCAAGAAAAAGTTATAAATATGTCTAATGAGCAAAATCAGGTAATAAATAATTTTTTAAATTTAGATAAAAAAGTTCAAGAAAATTTTGTACATCTTGCTGAAGAAAAATACTTTGAAGAGAATCCAACAATAAAAAATAGTGATTTATTTAGAACAATGAAAATAACTTCATATAGAGTTTATTTAAGAACAATTTATCAAAAACTTTTAGATATTTTAAAGATAGAATTACCTGAACTTATAGAAGTAGGTGAATAATATGAAATACTCACTTTATATTGGTACAAATAAATATGCTTTAAGTACTGAAGATGATATTCTAAAACTTTCTCCAGTTAATTTTGAATGTCAACATAAAATATTGGTTGGAAATAAAGATATTCTAAGATGTACTCAAATAGCTTATAAAAAAATTTTTGATAAATCTATTGATAAATATAATAAAAATAATCCTAAAAAAGAAATAAAAAGTTACTATTGTAAGATTAACGAAAGTAAGAAACAAGGATTGGCAACTGCTATTCTAATAAAAATTAATGAAAAAAATTATAAAAATTTATCTGAGGAAAAAATAATTGAGCTATTTTTAAATCAAGTAAAAGTAATTAAAAAGTTACTTAAAAATTTTTATATTGTGTCAGCTATATTATATTTTGAAAAGGCTTTGACATTAAGAATAGTTGGTATTCCTTATCTAAAAGATAAGAAAAATGAGCTAGAAGTGAGAGTTTCAAAATCTTCTTGTTTCACAAGAGAAAAGATTGAAGAATTAAGACTAAATCTTCAGATTCAAGCTAGTAAAGACTTTCTAAAGTTTTTTATACAAAAAACTAAAGAAATTATAAATAATAAAAAGAAGGTTGATATTAGGCAATTAGAATTATTTAAAAATTATAGAGAAAATAGAGTTTAAGCGAGTGATAAAAATGAGAAATCTAGAGAGTTTTAAATTTGGGATATCTATAATATTTTTAAGTATTTTAATTTTCTTTATGGGTTTATTTATAACTAACTCCATAAGTAATTCAATTATTTTAATATATTTTGTACTAAGCCTTATATTACCAATACTAATAATTTAAAAACTAAGTGACACATGTGTCACATACTTTTGACAGATGGGAGGGAAAATGAAATTAATTATAGCAGAAAAAAAGGAATTAGCTGAAGCTATTGTTGCAGCTATACCAGGAGAAAAAAAATATAATGGAAGTTCTATTATTATAGGAGACTATATAGCTTGTTGGATATATGGTCACATTTTAACTCACAAGGAACCTGAAGAAATTGATCCATCTCTTAAAAAATGGAAATTAGATACTTTACCAATATATTTTTCTAAGTGGGATAAAAAAATTCTACCCTATAGGAAGGATCTTTTTAATACTGTAAAAGATTTGATTCATTCAAATGAAATTACAGAAATCATTCATG
The sequence above is drawn from the Fusobacterium pseudoperiodonticum genome and encodes:
- a CDS encoding VirB4 family type IV secretion/conjugal transfer ATPase, with product TLKQLDNNWTLQMNAIRSKIKKYTDKKGIKNIPIRILELERSEFFSSGNHYESDYYMTFTWLVPEDSLEKARRILFRDSDEKLIHNTFQKNLKYYNNELLKIYSFLNETLQECEVLSIDETMSYYHSFVSDNSNKIKVPRAFYYENKLIATGDMSDLIKKAIEKGELNENAIKETLLPVFIDSYITDSTLIGGINPQIGEDYIKTISILNFPGFSVPGMLDRLNRTDIEYIWGSRYIMLEKITIKKILDKYFTKWWTARLSFKDMLVEFFSKSETRNPNQSAINAAIEVRDEKTKLDEDRDIVGYYTTTVILKNKNRDIVEKQAQEVRTLLSSLGFVVQVEDFYTLDCWLGVMPGNNYFNERRPFMNSKVLSHMLPINSVWAGNKWNKHLDTPPLLYCQTTGNTPFRLNLHYTDVGHTLIVGPTGSGKSVLLGTIQGAFLGYKNAKVIGFDKGASTKVLNRAYGGLFYDLGKDNIRFQPLRGVGIIQENIDSEIEKIKKSYRNLSQETIRKRAEEAEAKRSDIEKEWCQEFIENLLEDNLVQITPEIRQYIWNGLVSLSALNPEMRTLSSFSNLVGGQSKVIKDALAQYCGKGPYAKYFDGNSDFLESNNYTIFEMEQIAEAKNAITPALNYLFHKIETDMIDKISPTLITLDESWLFLDNPRFESKIREWLKVMRKNNVSVVFATQSLSDIAESKIKSAILDACYTRIYLPNTTALSEVQKNYYKMFDLNDREIEIIYQSIPKKHYYFKNPQGSRLFELALSPLELAYVAASSGEDKEKCDDLSELNTKDFNVEWLNYKGWNGEAIVEKIEKMIADEKKVN
- a CDS encoding MipA/OmpV family protein, whose amino-acid sequence is MKKFLFISLLAISVLSQANTQTIGVGAYQKNTIYHSKNQVNMLPIINLEYNNFYLKGYKPGFIFYKEPDFNLSVIVDPIGGYSDFAIKKSQFKDGYKNLNSRNTQVMGGIALDFKFDKNIDGHSEVVFGNHGTKVNVKFNRPYKINDRFTFIPAITFNYYNSRYMDYYIGIKEKDVQNNEKVERVYKGKDTVAGGISTTLDFSLTEQTSFLVFGGVDVYDKKIKKSDIVKTNNQYYIGAGLRYSF
- a CDS encoding recombinase family protein — translated: MKKAVGYCRYSSNNQREESIEAQIRAIEQYCKTKGIELIRFYKDEAISGTSIKDRESFLEMISDSKTGDFELVIVHKYDRFARNRYDHVIFERKLNGNNVFLISVLEELNDSPESIILKSVLTGMNEYYSLNLSREVKKGKKENALKGVHNGGLPPLGYDLDENKKYIINQEEAKIVRLIFSLACQGLTYADIANTLNEQGYKNKSGSNFKKTSMRDTLLNMKYIGIYFLGLKDRKGGYSKDPLIIENSHEAIVEKSVFYKVQERFKISKNKPRKRKENCYLLTSHCTCGLCGAAYVGGYRTKDRYGTMYYGYQCRTRKNNTKSCKNRYIRKEKLEEAIIYAIKTEILNDKNIKIISKDLFNILRKGFDKSKEIEKCRKEIEKLNNKSLKLLEKNLEGVILEEIFYKKNQEINQELNLLKSKLYSLQESNGKSFTKEGIEFYLHNLKNRFNEKIDRSIIELFVKDIKIFPDNVIVTLRKLPNLHKSGDPELDPFLCDKLTITVNIDNNYMKISQE